A window of Spirochaetota bacterium genomic DNA:
AAAGTTGCTTCGGCGTCTTCCATGGCACCACTCAACAGCATTCGTTGCTCGGCATATTGTTGCACAACGTGCGCAAAGTATTTCTGAGCGGTTGGATGCGGGGACATAAAGCGCAATTCACGGACAAATTTGAAATGTCGTTCATATCCACGATCAGGCAACTGGGCTAATCGCAGATGCCAATAGATGTATTCGGGCTCGTATCCTCCAATAACGCGAAGGACCTTTGTACCGTCAGCACCCAGTACGAAGGGAAAATCTACAAACTTAAATCGGCGTGTATGATCCCCAAAAATGATGACGGGCAGCGCTCCTTGATAGAGCAAGGTAGTGTCATCAACATAGCCGCCAATAAGGCGCTCTCCTTGGTCAATAATCGGACATGACCCGGATGTATTGTTTTTGTATTCATGCTGCTGCGCCTTGTTGCATTCTCTCGTGATATCGAGCAGACAATCTTCGAACTGAATAGTCAGCCACCCCTTTGGATTTGTCGATGGGTCGCCGAACATTTCCAGAAAGAGCGCGGGCAGTATTTTGTCTGACAGCTCCAGCGCCTCTTTGCGCTTGCGGCGGATCTCGTCGGCCTTCGTGAGTATATGGACAATCCGCTCCTGGACGGGAAGCGGGGGAAGGGGCACAACGATGTTTTCAAGCCTAGCTTTGCCGATTGCCCTGAACGTGCTGCCTTCTCCCTGCTCACTGAGCCAAGGCTCAACGTGCTTGAACCAGAAGTATAGATACAGAGTCAGTACGCTCCTAGTGCCGCTAATTGCCACAAGGCCACGGCCAATACAGCACCGGTGGCTTGCTAGGTTCGTAGGCCCTACGGGCGCCCGAACCGAAAGCAGGATATCACCTGATTCCGCAGTCTGCTTGGGCGCAGAGCACCACACACGCGGTTTAGGCGATACGTCACCAAAGTCGGCTTTTCCTTGATAAAACGGAAGCCCGCATCCTTCTTTGTTGTACGTTACGCTGGGGGGTGACTGTCCCATAACAATTGTTGCAACTTTTCGGTCTCCCACCTTGCCCCACCGCCAGCCACTAGGAAGTTGACCATGGTCTGGTTTCATCGTCCCTCCCATCCGATTACGTTTTTCGCCTGGTCAAGGAACGCCCGCGTCTCGGCGGTTTTGAGGTATCTGGCCACGTCGACCTCGCGATACCGTCCAGCGACTTCCTGCACGATGTCCATCCTCATCGTTCTCCACAAGGCGGATTGTATTGCTGTCGGATTTCCTGCTCGATTGCGGACCGTCCAGCTTGCTGTAGGTTCGGCCTGTAGAGAACTGCCACATACAGTGTTCCCCTCCTATTGTGCTGCCAGCAGCCCTTGCGGTCATGAGTCTCAACGCGCGTTTTCACCTGGGACGATTCGCCTACGTCAATGATGCAGTATTTCCCATCTGCGCGGAGATCCAAGATCGCGTACACGCCTGAGCGGTCTTGTAGGCGCCCCGTTTCCCCTATCGGATAGGGTCCGTCAAACGTCCAGTTGGCAATGTTGATGCTCATAGTTCACCTCCGTTTGAGTTTGCTTCTGATGCCTCAACAAAGTTACTTCCCGACACCATCGCCAGGAGATGGCGCAGGTCTTCGGTGATTTCCTCCTCCAGCTCCAGCAGGCGATTGATAAGCACTTCTGGCTTTTCGTGCTCGACGGCTTCCGCCTGATGTGGGCAGTAACGACCGGCGGTAAGGTTGTAGTCGGTGGCGCGAATCTGGTCTATGGTGGCCCACCAGGATCTTTCGCTTTCAAATTTCATCAGGTCGTCGGCTTTGAGGATAGCCCGCACACCGCCGTCTTTCTCATGGCGCCAGGTGTACGGGAAAAGCAAAACCATGTGCTCAAGGTCGCCATCGGTGGCAAAGTCCGGCAAGGGTCTGCGGGTGGCGCCCAGGTCGCGGCCGTCGCTATCCACACGGTAGAACCAGACCTTGGTGGTGCGCACATCGTCCTTCCCGAGCGGCTTGCGAAAGACCACGATGCTGGTCTTGGCGCCGCTATAGGGGTTGAAGACGCCGTTGGGCAGACTGATGACGGCCAGCACCTCGAACTGTTCCACGAGCTTGCGGCAGATGGCGCGGAGCATCTTTTTGGAGTCGAAAAGCAGTCCCTCCTTGAGTACGACCGCTGCCCGGCCGCCGGGGCGTAAGGCGTTCATCATGTGCTGAATGAAAAGCGCTTCGTAGAGCTTGATGTGATACTCAAACTGCGCCAGCCGCTCCTGCTTGGTGGGACCAAAGGGTGGATTGGCGAGGATCACATCGTACTTGTTTTTGTGAATGTCTTGGGCTTTGTTAGAAAGACTGTCGTCGTTCTGAAGCTGACTCGAGCCGTCTTTGTGCAAGATCATGTTCATGAGGGCAAGCTTGAAGACCAGTGGGACATGCTCCACGCCGACGAGATGCTTCTCCTTCAGGGTTCGAAGAAGCCTCTCCTTTTCCGTAGCTGGAATACTCTTGCGGTTGATTTTCCCTTTGACCCACTCGAAGGCTCGGACGATGAAGCCGCCAGTGCCGCAGGCGGGGTCGTAAATGGTTTCGCCGACTTCGGGGTCAATGATTTGCACCATGCGGTCCACGATGTGTCGGGGTGTGAAGTACTCGGCAAACTCCTTGTTCTGGCCGAACTGCTGGAGGAGGTATTCGTAGGCGCGCCCGAAAATGTCAAAGCGCTCGCCTGATTCACCTACCCCGCGCATCATGATCTCGCGCAGGTTCAACTCGTTGAGTTTTGAGACGAGGGCCCGGATGGTAGTGGTGTACCGCAACCGGAAGACGGTCCCACCAAAGAGACGGCGCACATCGAAGGTAATATCCTTCCCGTACTGGTCCACAACTTTTCGGGTAGCAAGGTCATCGAACATGCGCCGGCAGAAGTCCACACTATCCTCATAACCGTTCTGTTTGGCGTAACCGTCGGGATCACTTGCCCACTTGTGGAAGCGATATTTGTTTGGGATCGCCAGTTCTTCATCCGTGAGCGGCCGGCCCAGTGCCTCCTCCTGCTCCAGTGCCATCTCGTCCCAGAGTTTGAGAAACAGAAACAGGCTAAAGGTTTCTAATCGCTCCGTGGCGTGGAGGGCATCGTCGCGGAAGACGTTGGCGATTTCCCACAGTTCTTCGCCAAACTGATTGAAGTCTGGTGTGTTAGTCATGACTCTCCTCCTTTATTGGCGCACCAGTTTCCAAAGCTAATGCTTCTTCTGCGAGCTGCAAAAGGCGGTCAAGTCCACCGAAAAGGGACTTGATGCGCGGCAGCCCACCTGCCTGATCCAGCAGATGACTCCGGAGAATCTGCTCCGGGGTAATGTCCGCGTTGGCGCGCTTGAAATCGCAAATCATCAAAACCATTTCTCGCTGTGCGCTGTTGAGACCCTTACCTAAAGCCCATTTCTCAAACTGCCGCCGGCGTTGCAGAGTCTCGAAATCCGCCTCGCCCATAACAACGGCTATGAAGTCTTCGAGCGTCGCCTCCGGCTCTCCGTACAAGTCGCGAAGGGTAGCGAGGTCAAAGCCCATAGTCGCAAGGAACGAATGGTCAGGTGGAGTGGCTCCTTTGAAGTAGCGCCAACAGAGAAGGGTCTGTGCGAATCGTTGTTTGAGCGCCTCGCGCTCCATGCCCCCCTTGAGCTGGGCTTCAACCTGGCGGCGAAGTTCTTCCAGAACCGACGGGGAGATAGTTTCCGAAAAGACAAGATGCACCGGCACGTCGGCGATAATCATCTGCTGCTCGGTGCCGACTTTCTG
This region includes:
- a CDS encoding restriction endonuclease subunit S, which translates into the protein MKPDHGQLPSGWRWGKVGDRKVATIVMGQSPPSVTYNKEGCGLPFYQGKADFGDVSPKPRVWCSAPKQTAESGDILLSVRAPVGPTNLASHRCCIGRGLVAISGTRSVLTLYLYFWFKHVEPWLSEQGEGSTFRAIGKARLENIVVPLPPLPVQERIVHILTKADEIRRKRKEALELSDKILPALFLEMFGDPSTNPKGWLTIQFEDCLLDITRECNKAQQHEYKNNTSGSCPIIDQGERLIGGYVDDTTLLYQGALPVIIFGDHTRRFKFVDFPFVLGADGTKVLRVIGGYEPEYIYWHLRLAQLPDRGYERHFKFVRELRFMSPHPTAQKYFAHVVQQYAEQRMLLSGAMEDAEATFQSLLSRAFTGELTAEWEAENAEWIAVQQALQERLSRLLLLALLVEKTRRSGRASAEVLVTALMKYTFLLQMEGSASRRRFFHFVPYHYGPFAKELYADLEALQQEGLVRVDHDTEEDKTRITVIDPAKAQEALAVLPEELQQDAAQIIETYGDLDHNALLEVVYEQYPAYARKSRLKQNKIKSTRG
- a CDS encoding N-6 DNA methylase yields the protein MTNTPDFNQFGEELWEIANVFRDDALHATERLETFSLFLFLKLWDEMALEQEEALGRPLTDEELAIPNKYRFHKWASDPDGYAKQNGYEDSVDFCRRMFDDLATRKVVDQYGKDITFDVRRLFGGTVFRLRYTTTIRALVSKLNELNLREIMMRGVGESGERFDIFGRAYEYLLQQFGQNKEFAEYFTPRHIVDRMVQIIDPEVGETIYDPACGTGGFIVRAFEWVKGKINRKSIPATEKERLLRTLKEKHLVGVEHVPLVFKLALMNMILHKDGSSQLQNDDSLSNKAQDIHKNKYDVILANPPFGPTKQERLAQFEYHIKLYEALFIQHMMNALRPGGRAAVVLKEGLLFDSKKMLRAICRKLVEQFEVLAVISLPNGVFNPYSGAKTSIVVFRKPLGKDDVRTTKVWFYRVDSDGRDLGATRRPLPDFATDGDLEHMVLLFPYTWRHEKDGGVRAILKADDLMKFESERSWWATIDQIRATDYNLTAGRYCPHQAEAVEHEKPEVLINRLLELEEEITEDLRHLLAMVSGSNFVEASEANSNGGEL